The sequence GTGAGCGACATCGCGGACATGACCATCGACAGCGAAACGAACAATCTCTTCGTTGTCAGCGTTGAAAAGAACACACTTCTGTCCATCAGCCTGATGAGTAAAAAGATCGTTGCGGAAATCGATACCGGCGGGCGCCCGGCGTGGGTGGCGGTCATGGGGCAGCGATAGACCATGGGCCGGAACAATGAACATTATTTTATTGTATTCATGCTGTTCAACCTGCTTCTCCTGCAGGGGACGGCATATGCGGACGTCTTCACGGGGTCCGCGGAATTGTTCGAACAGATCGGCAGGACAAACAATGTTACGTCCGAGGGGCTGACGTCGGTCACCAAATCGACCTATTTTTTACAGCGGTATAAACTTGACTACCATAATTCGATCTATCCGCAGGTCTTTCTGCGGGCTGGAGTGCGTCTGGAAAAGCAGGCCGTAAACAGTGACCTGGACGGCTTCACGAGCAGGCAGCATTCCACTGTCTTGATGCCCTCGGCCGGCATCACGCTCGCAAATCCCTTTGTCGTTTTCGGGGCCGGCTACGACGAGCGGGATGAAAAGGTGGAGTCAGGGGGAAGTTCATTCAGGACCTTCCGTGAGACGAACAGCGCCTTCCTGGGGCTCAGGCCTGAGGGACTTCCCACGGTGGACCTCATCTACAGCGGACAGAAGCGGTATGACGCGGACCGCGCATCGATCGACCAGGAGAATCGGCTGTTTTCCCTGAATACGATGTACCGGCCGGTCAGAAGTGTACAGCTCTCTTACAATACCTCCTACGAGGACAACGAACAACATATAGCGCGGATCGAAACGCGCGTGCTGAGCCAAAGCGCGCGAGCAGGTTATGCAGACCGGTTTTTCAAGGATAGAATGTCTTTCGCAACCAATTACAATCTTACCCGTCAGGATGTGCAGTATACCAGGGCCGGCACGGGGGCGGTGGTCCAGACGCAGATCTTCCCCCTGGCCGGGCTCTCAGCCATTAATGACCAGCCGAACATCGGCGTCCTGAACTCAACTCCTGCGCTGATCGACGGCAATTTCACCGCAAGCAGCGGTATGAACATAGGACAGACCCCCTCCCTGGGGGGCGATATCAAAAAAAGGAACGCGGGACTGGACTTCGGGCTCCCTCTCGCAGTCAGCACCCTGTTCGTCTGGGTTGACCGGCAGGTTCCGGCCGATGCGGCCAATTCCTTTGTCTGGGAAATCTATGTCAGCCAGGACAACCAGACTTGGAGCCTCCATCAGACGGTCTTTCCCGCGGATTTCGGCGCGTTCGACAACCGGTTCGAGCTCTCCTTCGCCGGCGTAAGCACCCGGTACATCATGGCAGTGACGAGGCCGCTGTCCGTGGCAGTCGTCCCGCCGCCGGGCGTGGATGTAAGCAATATTTTCATCACCGAGCTCCAGGCCTTCAATGACCAGGCCGTCTCGCTGACCGCCGGGACCGCGAACAAAACAGCGCTGAACTCAGCGTCCCTGGACGTGAACACGAAAGTGAATATCATCAGGAGCGACCGGTATGCGCTCTTGTACGACCTCTATTATGTGGAGAGGACTGCTGATCAGACAGGACAGCCTTTGCGCCGCGCGAGCACGCTCACCAATGCCCTTATTGCGAACGAGAAGTTCAACAGGGTGCTTACCGGCAACGCCAGGATCATGCGCCAGGACGATAATGCTGTGGGCGAGGGTTCGTCGACCACCTATGATTACGCAGCCTCCCTTACAGCCTCGTGGGCGTCCCTCCCGAAGCTGAGCCACATTGCCGTGCTGTCCGGAAAACGGGAGGATTTTGTTGACAAACATATTGTGAAGGACTCGGGAAGCCTGTCGCTGACCAACACCGCCGAGGTCTATCCGGGAATCAACGCCTATCTGGGCGGCATAGAGACCCTTGTTTCATCGAAGTCGGATGAGGCGATCGTACACACTGAGAGCTCCCTGGTTTCATTCGGCACCAACATGGTTCCCCACAGGACAATGACCGTAAATTTAAATTATGACTGGTCGGAAGCGGTACAGTGGGGAAGCGACGCAAGCCTTGTGCCTGCCGGCGTCGCGGTATCGAGAAGACAGAGCATGCTCGCAAGCCTCGCCTATAACCCGCTCGGCAGCCTCTATCTTTTCAGTTCGATCCAGAGAATTGAGGAGAAGGGCAAGGAAGGAATCACCTCCACCGTCTTCAGCGGATCGTGGTCGGCCCAGCGCACCGGAGGCGCTCTCGAACTGCGGTTCAATTACGCCGATTATGTCGAGTCCGAGGCGAGGACGAGGACGCGCAATTACGGTCCGTCGGCACGATGGAAGATAAACGCGAGTGCCTTTCTCGAAGTCGCATACACAATCGCGACCATTGATTCTCCGCTGAATACTCAGGAATCGACTGCCCTGAACGCCAATTTTAAAATGACCTTTTGAGGATGCCTGCGCGAAAAAACGGATCTCATAGGCGAACATTGGAGAAAAAAATGAAGAACTACAAAAATGGCGGGAACCTTCTTTGCGTGACCGTACTGCTGGCTGTTATCATCACCGCGGCCGGCTGCAAATCCCAGTCTCTGGAGGTGTATCGGGACCAGAAAATGGACATAGGATCGATCTATACCGTTGCCGTCATGCCTTTGGTGAACCTGTCGAGGGACCAGATGGCGGCGGAACGGGTGCGGGATGTGTTAATAACCATGCTCCTTGCCGACGGTCGCGTGTACGTGATCCCGACCGGAGAGGTCGCCCGGCAGGTCTCCATGGTCGGGATCTTGAATCCCTCCCTGCCCACGAACGAAGAGGTCATAAAGCTCGGAAAGGCGCTGAAGGTCCAGGGGATTCTAACCGGAATGATTAAGGAATATGGTGACGTGAGAGCGGGCTCAGCTACCGCGAATGTCATATCGATAAGCATGCTGCTGACGGAAGTCGATACCGGGAAGGTCGTCAGCTCCGTGTCATCCACGAAAGGCGGCATCGGTTTTTTTGAACGCCTTTTCGGCGGAGGCGGCGAACCGATGAACGTTGTTACGACAAAGGCAATTAAGGATGTCATCAATAAACTTCTTCAATAAAGAGCGGTTGCTCGTCGTTGCCTGCGCCCTCTGCCTCGTCGGGCATGCGGCCTCCCTGCAACCCGCTTACGCGGTCGAGACCCTGCGCAAGGCCCCGGCGAAAGTCACCCTGAGTCCTCTCGCTAAGATCCACGAGGGAAGCGCCAGGGCAGGCATGACCATTGCCAGGGCCCCTCAGGCGATAACGTTTGACCCGCTTGAGACACGGCCCTACAGCAAGACGCCGTTCTTTCTTGCCGCCACGGTTTCCAGCGGCCTCCGCGTCACCTACACAAGCTCCAATGCCGCTGTCGCAACCGTCAGAGGCAACAAGGTGACGATCACGGGCGTCGGAACGACAGAGATCACTGCCTATCAGCGCGGAAACAGGAACTACCATGCGGCGGAGCCGGTAACGCGGGCTCTGACGGTGAACAAGGCCAAAGCCAAAGTCACCCTGAGCCGTCTCGCTCGAACCTACGACGGCGCGCCGAAATCCGTCAAGGCCTCGACGAACCCGAAAGGCCTGGTCGTGGGCATCGCCTACGACGGGAATGCCTCGGCGCCCGTCAATGCCGGACGATACACGGTGACAGCCACGGTCCGGGACGCCAACTACGAGGGAAGCGCCGAGGCCGGCATGATCATAGCGAAGGCGCCTCAGAAGATCGCCTTCAATGCCCCGACCGCGCGGACATACGGCGATGCGCCGTTCGATCTGGTTTCCACCTCGTCCAGCGGCCTCACGACAACCTACGCAAGCTCCAATCCCGCTGTCTCGGTCATCAGCGGCAATAAGGTGACGATCACGGGCGCGGGATCGACCGTGATCACCGCTTTTCAGGGGGGGGACGGCAACTACCTTCCTGCGAAACCAATGCAGCGGATACTGACCATTGCGAAGGCGGAACAGACAATTGCGTTCGATGCCCCAACCACCGTGACCTACGGCGTCCTTGATTTTTCTCCCAAGGCATTGGCGAGTTCGGGCCTTCCCGTGGTCTACGAAAGCTCGGACCCCTCGGTGGCCGTTGTCGTCGGAAACCAGGTCCATATCATCCGCGCCGGCGCATCGACGCTCATTGCGTCGCAGCCGGGAGACGACAACTATCTCGCGGCAAAGCCGGTAACGCAGGCGCTGACGGTGAACAAGGCCAAAGCCGAAGTCTCCCTCATCGGTCTCGATCAGACCTATGACGGCGCACAGAAGCAGGCCGGGGCCAGGACCGAGCCTGAAGGCCTGAGCGTCACCCTGACCTACGACAAGAAGGCAACGGCGCCCGCGAAGGCGGGCAGCTACGCGGTCATCGGCACGGTTCGGGACACCAACTACGAGGGAAGCGCCACGGCAACGCTGAACATTGCGAAGGCTCCCCAGACGATAGCGTTCGATGCCCCGGTCACCGTGACCTACGGTGTCGTTGATTTTTCTCCCAAGGCATTGGCGAGTTCGGGCCTTCCCGTGTTCTACGAAAGCTCGGACCCCTCGGTTGCCGTTGTCATCGGAAACCAGGTCCATATCGTCGGCGCAGGCGCATCGACGCTCACTACATCGCAGCCGGGAGACGACAACTATCTCGCGGCAAAACCGGTAACGCAGGCGCTGACGGTGAACAAGGCCAAAGCCGAAGTCTCCCTCATCGGTCTCGATCAGACCTATGACGGCGCTCAGAAGCAGGCCGGGGCCAGGACCAAGCCTGAAGGTCTGAGCGTTACCCTGACCTACGACAACAAGGCAACGGCGCCCGCGAAGGCGGGCAGCTACACGGTCATCGGCACGGTACAAGACGCCAACTACGAGGGTAGCGCCACGGCAACGCTGAACATTGCGAAGGCGGGTCAGACGATAGCGTTCGATGCTCTCACAACACGCACCTACGGCGACGGGACGTTCGTCCTTGCCTCCACGGTGTCGAGCGGCCTTACCGCGAGCTACGGGAGCTCCAATCCGTCTGTCGCGATTATCAGCGGCAACCAGGTGAGAATTGCGGGGGCTGGAACTGCCGAGATCACTGCCTATCAGGATGGAGATGGCAACTACCTTGCCGCAAAACCGGTGATGCAGGCGCTGACGGTGCATAAGGCCAAAGCCGAAGTCTCCCTCATTGGTCTCGATCAGACCTATGACGCCACACAGAAGCAAGTCGGGGCCAGGACGGACCCAAAAAACCTGAACGTTGTGTTCCTCTACGACAATAATGCAACGGCGCCCGCGAAGGCGGGCAGCTACGCGGTCGTCGGCACGGTACAAGACGCCAACTACGAGGGCAGCGCCTTCGCAACGCTGACCATTGCGAAGGCCGGCCAGAAGATCGCCTTCGATGCCCCGCTCACCGTTACCTACGGCGACGCCGACTTTTCTCCCGGGGCAAGGGCGAGTTCGGGACTTCCCGTGTTCTACGAAAGTTCGGACCCGTCAGTGGCCATTGTCGTCGAAAACCATGTCCATATCATCAGCGCGGGCTCATCGGAACTCATTGCGTCGCAGCCGGGAGACGACAACCACCTTGCGGCGGCGCCGAAAAAGCGGAAGCTGGCGGTGAAGCGGGCCGCTCAAACGATAACGTTTCCCGCCCTTGAGGCAAGGCCTTACAATAAGGTCCCGTTCTCTCTTGAAGCCGCGGCGTCCAGCGGCCTGACCGTTGCTTGTGAAAGTTCGAATGACGATGTCGCAACGGTGAACGGCAACCAGGTGACGATCAGGGGTGTTGGTACAACGACGATAACGGTGTTTCAGTCAGGGGACGGCAATTATCTGGCAGCAGCCCCGGTGAAGCAGGTCTTGACGGTGCGGAAGGCCCCCGCAAACGTAACGCTGGGCGCTCTGAAGCACATCTATGACGGGAAGCCGAAATCAGCGGCGAGCGAGACCAGACCGGCCAGACTTTCCGTGACGTTCACCTACGATGGAAGTGATAAACCGCCGGTCAATGCCGGAAGCTACTCGGTCGCAGCCACTGTCCGGGAAGACAACTACGAGGGGACCGCCACCGGGACGATGACCATCGCGAAGGCCGCCCAGAGGATCACGTTCGATCCCCTGATCACGATGACCTACGGCGACAGGCCGTTCTATCTTTTTTCCGAGGTGTCCAGCGGTCTCATCCCCGCTTATGAAAGCTCGGGTCCCGCTGTTGCGATCGTGACCGGCTCACGCGTGACGATCGTGGGAGCCGGGACCGCGACCATCACGGCTTCCCAGGCCGGGGACAACAACCACCTTGAAGCGGAACCGGTGGGGCGGACATTCATCGTGAAAAAGGCCCCTCCGCTGATCACGCTGAACGGTCTGGAGCACAGGTATGATGGAACGCCAAAACCGGCTGCAAGCATGACCTCACCCGCCGGCCTCAGCGTGCACATCACCTACGATGGAAATCCGGTTGCCCCCGTCAAGGCGGGACAATACGAAGTGATTGCCGCGGTCCAGAACCCCAACTATGAGGGAAGTGCGTCAGGCACAATGTCCATAGCCAAGGCGTCCCAAAAGATAAAATTACCTGTCCTTGGGGTCAAAACCCTGGGGACCGGACCCTTCGAGCTCCCCGCCGTGCTGCCCAGCGGCCTTGCTGTTGACTACGAAAGCTCCGATCCGACCATTGCGACCGTCAGCGGCAACCAGTTGACGGTCAGGGCCGTCGGGACCGCGACGATCACCGCATTTCAGGAGGGGGACGGCAACCACCTGCCGGTAGAGCCGGTGATGCGGCCGCTGATCGTGCTCGCTCAAAAGCTCCGTATCGTCGTATTTCCCGTGAAAAATCTGAGCGGGAGACCTGCGCCCCTGAAGGAGATCCGTCAATCGCTCATTGAGGCGCTGGCCCGCCGGGGAGACGTCGTACTCGACGACGAAGCGATGCTGCAGTTCATGACGCGTCACCGCATACGGTATACCGGCGGCGTCGATATCCTCACGGCCAGGGCGTGGAGGGAAGAGACGGGAACGGAGGCAGTACTCATCGCCTCGGTGGACCAGTATAAAGATTCCGAGGTGCCGAAGATCTCGCTTACCTGCCGTCTCGTTTCTACCGGGGAGATGCCGCGCATCCTGTGGATGGAGAGCATCGGATTGTCCGGCGACGATTCACCCGGTCTGTTCGGAAGCGGGTTGATAGGGCAAATCGGGCCCCTCCAGAACAAGGCCATCAAGCAACTCATGGACTCCCTGTCCGCATTCTACGCGGATAGAATATCCCCCCCGGCGGAAAAGGGCTGGGTCATGGAGGTATTCAAACCAAAGAAGTCCTCTGAAACGCCGTTTATCGATCCCGACCGGACCTACAAGGTCGCTATCATGCCGTTCTACAACAGTACCAAGAACTCGAATGCCGGCGAGATCCTTGCGCTGCGGTTCATGAGCCAGCTGGTCAAGAACGGGGCCTTTGATGTCCTTGAACCCGGCGTGGTCCGGCAGAAGTTCCTGGACTACAGAATCATCATGAATGACGGCATTGCCAGGGCCGATGCGGAAAGTTTTTTTATCAACCAGAAAATGGACCTGATTCTTATGGGCAAGATCATCGACTACCAGGAAGGCAATCCAGATATGGAGTTCGAAGTGCAGGTCTATAACAGAAAAAGCAAGTCAATGGCCTGGTCGTCGTGGAGCTACAATCGCGGCAACGATGCCATGCTCGTGTTCGACTGGAACCGGGTGAGCAACGTCGCAGAACTGGCATCGCAGATGGTAAAGACCATTATCCGGGACATGATGACGGAATGACGCATGGATCGATACCCCTGAACGATGAGGGGCACGTGCAAGGTGTGGTGTTTTTGAGCAGAGTGTGGTAATATTCTCCCTTCCCATGAGGCGAAGGCAGGCATCGCTGAGGGCAAAGGCATTGTCCGGAACATAATGAATGACGGAATGACGCATTAATCAGGAGGTAAGGAATACATGAAAGCAAGGTACGGAGTACTGGGTTTATTCTTATTGTTGGGTATGGTTGCGGGGAGCACGGCATCGGCCCTTGAGGGATCGAAGCCGGCGGTTGCCAGTCTCGGCACCGGCACGACCGCACCGGAGGGGCCCCAGGTCTTGGTGAGGGCGCCGCTTTTCTCGCCCCTCTTCGAACGGATACCCCTCGCCGCGGTCAACGGCGATCAGATCACCATGGGTGACGTCGCGAATGCGCTGGTCGCCTCCCATGAAGAACAGGACCCTGCGAAGAAGCAGGGCGGAGGAAAGCTAGATTATGGGAAGGTCCTGGACCGGCTCATCAACGTGAGGCTCATCGTACAGGAATCGACCGCGATCGGATTTGACGAGCTGCCCGAATTCAAAGCCTCCGTGGAGGACTATTCGACGCAGGCCCTCGCAAGGCTCCTGATGCAGGATGCCACGAAGGACGTGAAAGCGGACCCTGCCGAGGTGGAGAAGCGCTATAAAGCCGCCATGGTAGAATGGAAGATAAAATCGATTTTTTTTGAGAACGAGGACGACGCCAAGAGCATGGCAGATGGGCTGAAGGCGGGAAAGAGCTACGAGGAAATGGCGGAAAAGGCCATTGCCGATGGAAAAACGAAAGGGGTCCAGGAGGGAAGTTTCGTGAAACCCAAGGATCTGGCCCCTCACATCATGGCGGCGGTTGCCGCGATGGAGACCGGATCTGTCAGTCCCATCATCAAAGCGCAGGGCGATAAAACCAGCGGATTCACGGTCCTCAAGCTCGTGGAGAAGCGATATCCCGAGAACGCCGAGACAAGAGATCAGGTGGAGTGGTCGGTTCTGGCCGAGCAAAGGACCCGGGCGTGGGAGGAGTTCAAGACATCACTCGTAACGAAATACGTGAAGATCAATAAAAGGACCCTCGACAAGCTGGACTACGACGGGTCCATCGATAAGTTCCCGCGGCTGCTGGAGGACGAGAGGGTGGTCGCCGAGTTCAAGGGGGGAAAGCCGATCACCGTCGGCGAGCTTACGCAGGCGCTTCAACAGAAATTCTGGCACGGAGTGGAGGAGGCCGCCAAGTCAAAAAAAATCAACAAGATGAAACAGTACACCCTGTCCGAGCTCATCGGGCTGCGCGTAATAGCAAAAGAAACGTCGGAGCGGGACCTCGCTAGGAGAGAGGAATACCTGAAGGAGTTCAAGCAGTATAAGGACTCAACCCTCTTCGGGCTGTTCGTCGAACGGGTGGTCCTCCCCGACATTAAGGTGACGGAGCCTGACCTGCAGGCGTATTATGAGAAACATAGGCTGGAATTTCAGTACCCGGAGATGGTGAAGATGTCCAGCATCGCCTTCGGGAGCAAGCGCGCTGCCGAGGCCGTCCGCGCGAAGCTGGCAAAGGGCACGGACCTCGCCTGGGCGAGGAGCAACGCGGAGGGAGTCGCGGGCAAGAGCGAGGACGACCCCCTCTCCTCCCTGAACGGAAGCATCCTGTCCGTGAGAAGCCTGCCCCCCGGCATGGCCAAGGCCGTCTCAGGGAGCCACGCGGGAGAGTACCTGCTCTATGAAGGGTCCGAGGACCGGTTCTACGTTCTGTCCATCGAGGCGATCATACCCGCGAGGCAGCAGCCTTATGATGAGGTCAAGGAGGAGTTTCGGGAGAAGGTCTTTCAGGAAAAGTTCATCCAGGCGATGGATGACTGGTTTTCCAAGCTTAGATCGGCCAGCAAGGTAACGGTCTATCTTTCGGAAACAGGGAAATAACATCTTGAACACTATGATCAGGAGATAACGATGCAAAACGTTTCGATAAAACAGCGCGTCTTTGCCCTTGGAGCGGTCTTTTTTCTGTGCGTTTTCCTGCATGCCGCGATCGGGACGGCGGCGCAGCAATCCGCCCGCAAGGATTGTCTGGACTGCCACACCAAGTTCTCGGAAAAGTATCTCGGGATGAAAAATGTTCATGCTGTCGTGAAGGAGAAACATTGCGAGGGCTGCCATCTCCGCCACGGCCTCGTGGCCAGACTGATCCTCAAGCAGGTCGGGAACGAGCTCTGCCAGTCCTGTCACACGAAGGACAAGATGGGCATGAAGCCGATCGTGCATACGGCCCTGAAGGGGGGGAAATGCACGGACTGCCACAACCCGCACGCCTCCCCGATGGACCATCTGTTGAAGGTGGAGGGAAAGGATCTGTGCTATCAATGTCACAAAAAAGAGGACTATGAAAAGAAAACAGTGCACGCGGTCCTGAATACAAAGGGCTGCGCCGCCTGTCACTCTTCCCACAGCGCTGACGAGAAGAACCTCCTCGTCAAGCCGGAGACGCCCCTCTGCCTGTCCTGCCACGACAGCGGCAATTCCGCGTTCAGGAAGGCCCATGGTACGTATCCCGTGCAGACGAAAACCTGCACAACCTGCCATAATCCCCACTCCTCGGACCAGCCGAAGCTCCTGAAGACGAGCGCGCACAACCCCGTCGTCACCGCGAGCTGCGACATGTGCCATAACGCGCCGAATACCGACAAGGCCTTCGGCGTGAAGGAAGGCGCCATCGGCGCTCTCTGCGGCCAGTGTCATATGTCCGACGACCTGAAGGCAGGCGGCACGGTGGAGCACATGCCCTTTAAGGACGGGATGTGCGACCAATGTCATAATCCCCACGCCTCGGAGAACCCCAAGCTTCTGAATAAAAGCGTCAACAAGCTCTGTTTCGACTGTCATGCGGACAAAGGGGCACGGGTTGCCTTCCCCCATGCGGCTGTCGAACAAGGGTGCCTGTCCTGTCATCTGCCCCATGCCGCAAAGAACGAGCGGTTGCTGAGGGCAAAGACGAGCGACATCTGCTTCACCTGTCACGAGAAAGTGAAGGAGGCGCAGAAAGCCAAGCACGTCCATTCGCCCTTCGCCGAGGCCATGTGCACCACATGCCATAATCCGCACGGTTCGAACTTCCCGCTCATGTCCAGCAACGGCATGGACAAGACCTGCTACTCGTGCCACAACGACGCGGAGACGGGATTTGCGAAAAAAACCGTCCATGCGCCTGTGCGGGAAGGACGGTGCCAGTCGTGCCATGACGGCCACGGCTCATCAGAGGGGAAGATGCTCATAGCCCCTGCGGGGCCGAAACTCTGCGGACAGTGCCACGGCGACCTTATGAAAGAGTCAAAGGACAATATCGTCCATCAACCCTTCGGGAAAGGCCTTTGCCTGGATTGCCACTCCCCCCATGCCAGCGACAACGCGGGTATGATCGTCAAGGACCAGGGGTCCCTCTGTCTTACCTGCCACGCGGCAATGGGGAAGCAGATCAAGTCGTCCGCGGATGTGCATAAACCCATTGAGACCGGCATGTGTACGAAGTGTCACAGCCCCCACCAGGCGAAGCTTGCCAAACTGTTGTTGGCGCAGTCGCCTGATATCTGCCTCGCCTGCCACAAGGACCTGAAGGAGCGGATAGAGAAGGAGAACAAGCACCAGCCCGCAGCGGGCGACTGCCTGACCTGCCACCTGCCGCACCTGTCGTCGCAGCGGAGGCTGCTCTCCGACGCGGTGCCGTCGCTCTGCCTCCAATGCCACGAAGCAACGGCAGCTTCATTCAGGAAGGCCCACATCAATATTGACGCCGCCGTTATGGAGTGCACAAGCTGCCATGACCCCCATGCGTCAAAGGACCCGAAGTTATTCAAGAAACATGTGCATGCCCCCTTTGCGGGCAGATCATGCGATGAATGTCACATCGTAAAAACACAATAGAGGAGCACGTATGAAACTTCGAACCAGTATCGTCATAGTGGCCCTGTCGGTAATATGCGCCGGTCCCGCGCCCCAGGCTTATGCGGCGAAGACGGCAAAACCGGTGAAGGCCGCGGAGGCAAAGAAAGCAGGCACTGAAACCATCGAGAGCAAATTCAACCTGAAGCCGGGCGCCGCTCAAAAGGTCTGCCTGACGTGCCACCCCCAATTCGAGGACCTGCTGAAAAAGCCCTCGGTCCATACCCCCCTGAAGAGCCCGGGCTGTATCGCCTGTCACAGCCCCCACGCGTCAAATTTTCCGAAGCAGCTTTCGGCGGAAGTGGGCACGATCTGCCTGACGTGCCATGCCGGCATCATGCCGAAGGGCGCGCGCAGCACCCACAAGGTCGCTCTTGAAGGCAAGTGCGTTTCGTGCCACGATCCGCACGCTTCGGACAACAAGAACAACCTGCGCAAGGCGGGAAACGAACTGTGTTTCGATTGCCACAAGGACAAGGGCGAAGAGATCAAGCAGCTGAAGTTCAAACACTCTCCGGTGGAGAAAGGGTGCATAAACTGCCATAATCCGCACGCTGCAACGAAGGCGGCTTCCCTCCTGAAAAGCGAGGTCCCGGAACTGTGCAAAGAGTGCCATGATACAAAGAAGCCCCTCTTCGTCAAGCAGCACATGAATTATCCCGTGGCGAACACACGGTGCACCATATGCCACAGCGCGCACGGCTCGAACCGTGCCGGGCTCATCTATGACACGGCCCACAAGCCCTTCGCGAGCAA comes from Nitrospirota bacterium and encodes:
- a CDS encoding cytochrome C, with amino-acid sequence MKLRTSIVIVALSVICAGPAPQAYAAKTAKPVKAAEAKKAGTETIESKFNLKPGAAQKVCLTCHPQFEDLLKKPSVHTPLKSPGCIACHSPHASNFPKQLSAEVGTICLTCHAGIMPKGARSTHKVALEGKCVSCHDPHASDNKNNLRKAGNELCFDCHKDKGEEIKQLKFKHSPVEKGCINCHNPHAATKAASLLKSEVPELCKECHDTKKPLFVKQHMNYPVANTRCTICHSAHGSNRAGLIYDTAHKPFASKSCNLCHEGPTAPNPIALKKTGFELCRGCHNNSINDMLSKNRLHWPVLGKDGCLNCHNPHASPQAGLLRKAPVQLCGGCHADTIRRQELSVTKHKPIKDGQCMSCHVPHASDNTYLFIQASPVDLCGTCHDYMKHSTHPVGEKVIDKRNKNLTVQCLSCHRAHGTEFKKMLPFGTVAELCTQCHTEYKR